AGAGCCGTGAGATGGCTCTGCGGAACACGGCTTTCCTGATCGGTCAGGCCATGGAGCGCTTCCAGGCCCGGCAGCAGCTGAAGGTGGCAGGAGCGCGGCTGATGGAGTCGATCGGCGAGGTCGAGCGCAACGTCACCTCGGCCTCCGACGTGGCTTCGCGCGGCGGGCGACTGAGCCAGGAGGCCAACACGCAGGTGGCGGCACTCGGCCAGGCCAGTGCCGAGATCAACAAGGTGGTCAAGGACATCCAGACCATCGCCGCGCAGACCAAGCTGCTGGCCCTGAACGCCACCATCGAGGCCGCCCGCGCCGGCCAGTCCGGCAAGGGCTTCGCCGTCGTCGCCGAGGAGGTCAAGCAGCTGTCCAGCCAGACCGAGCAGGCCACCACCAATGTCAGCGACCGGGTCACCGCGATCCAGAGCCGCGTCGAGGCCGTGACCGCCTCGCTGGCCGACATCCACCACGCCGTGGACGAGATCAACCAGACCCAGCAGCTCATCCAGGGCGTGCTCGGCGATCAGATGAGCGTCACCCGGGCCATCCTCGACTGAACCCCTCAGGCGCCCGGTCTGCGGGTGGCCGGCTGACAGATCGGCCAGGTCGATGCTGACCAGAGCCACTCCGTCGGCGTCGCGGACGGTCAGGGTGGAGGGATCGGTTCCGGTTCCGGTCTCGTTCAGCCGGATGGTCGGGGTGGTGTGTCAATCGTCGTCCGCTGATCAAATGCCACCCGTGATCGGTTGCGTGGTGCCGTCGGCCAGGGTCACGGTGTAGCTCGACCCCCCGCCCCCTCCAGGATGGTCGCCCTTGAGCACGCCCCTGGGCCACCAGGCGGTGTACCGGCCACTGACGACCGATGCCTCGACGTCAGGGCCTACCGGGGGATGCACGGTGACACCGGTGACATCGCTCCCCACGTATCCCTGGACCACATCCAGCCACACCTCGTCGGTGGTGAAAGGCCAGCGACCCGGCATGGAGAAGCTGCCTCCCGCATATTCCGTCTCGACGAGGCGGTCCCGCGCCACGGAGGGGGCCTTGGCGGGGTCCGGGTCGTACCCTCCCATGAACCCCGCCGAGGGGTCCGCGTGGTCCTCTTGCTTGAGGAACTTCTCGGACATCAAACAGGACGCGCTGATCCGGGGGCCGTCGATGAGCACAATGGTCCATTCACCACGTCGCTCCGCGATCACGACCGGTTCTGCCCGATCAGACGCCCCGAAGGCGGCGCGGCACGCGGTGACGGCCTCGGTCGCGGCAGCGCCGGTCAGCAACTCGGGCTTCGGCGTCCACGACGCAAAAGCAGAACCGCCGCTCAACAGCAGAGCAGCGACCACGGCACCGCCCAGGCCCACCGGCACCAGCACTCGACCGCGGAGCAGACGCGGCTGACGCGGCCGATCGGACGTCCCCGGGACCGAATCCTGGCTGGGAGTGGCCAGGATCCGGGCCAACGTCGCGTCGGCGCGTTCGTCCTCGGCATCGCTCAGAACGGCAGGCCCGGCAGGGTCGAGGGCACGTACAGCGGCGGTGGTCATGGCGGCGACGGCGCGCTTGTTCATCGGGGGCTCCTGTCGGAAGCAAGGCCGCCGGACAGGCGGACATCGGCGGTGGTGGACTCGACATGGCGCCGCAGGGTGCGCCGGGCACGGGACAACCGCAGGCGAAAAGCCGTGGAGGAGATACCGAGCACGACGGCCGCCTCGGGCGCGGTCAGCCCGTCCAGCACCGACAAGGCGATAGCCTCCTGATGCAGCGCACTCAGCCGCGGCCAGGCTGCGGCGATATCGGCCCGGTGGGCCACCAGGTCAGGAAGCTCGCCGGCATCGGCGGGACGGTGAAGGCCGTCGGCGAGCCGGACCGCGACCGCATCATGCCGGTCCTCGCGGCGTCGCGTGTTCTGGAGGATGTTGCGGGCCACGCCGAAGAGCCAGGCGCGCGAACCCACGAGGTCGGCGGGGACATCGTCCAGGCGGCGCCAGGCAACGAGCATGACCTCACCGACCACGTCCTCGGCGTGGGTGGGATGAACGCGTCGGCGGACGAACCGCAGCAGATCGATGTACGACGCGTCGTACATCTCGCGGAAGCGCTGTTCCCGCTCCCGCGACGACGCAATGGTGGAGTTCATACCCAGTACCTGTCCCCGTTCGCACACGTGTGTCGCAGTATTTGCCCTCAATTTTCGGGCCGTCCTGCCCGCGCCGGGAAGCAGCGGCCCTCCGGCAGGTGCCAGCACACTTCAGAGTCGTCGCAAGATCGTCGAATCCTTGGCTGCAGGAAACCTCGCCCGATCCGGGGCGAGCCCGATCGACCGCCACCGGCACCGTTCAGGAGATCACCATGACCGCCAGGTTCCCCGTCCGTTCGCTCGTCGCAGGCATCGTTGCGGTGGCTGCTGTCGGCCTGGGCACTCCCACCGCGCAGGCCGACGGCCAGGTGCGACAGAGCACCGTGTCCGAGGCCCAGAAGGCCTGCAAGCGCTGGTCCCCCGGGGCGGTCGCCGGCGGCGAGTACCTCCGGGTGGTCCGCAAGGGCAAGAAGGCGAAGGTGGTGCGGTACACGAACGACAGTTCCGGGCTGGCCACCGGCTTCCCGGTGAGGGGAAAGCTGTTCGGCTGCTACGTCACGAAATCCGGGGGGACGAAGGTTGTCCCGATGAAGCACTTCTCGAAGGGTGACACGATCGTGCTCTCCCGGGTCAAGGTCAAGGGCAAGAAATACACTCTCGCCGTCGACACCCGGAACGTCGCTGCGAGCTGACGTCGGGGAGGGGCCGGGGTGGCCGTGGAAGGTTTCGGTGGCGTCCACGGTGATGCAGGCGCACCAGTACCGAGCGGTGTCCACTCACCACGAAAACCTGCCCTGCGCTGGCGAAACACGCCCTGAACGCTCGTGCCGACGCTCGCCCGACGTCGGCCGGTGCGGAACCGGAAACGAAGGGCGCCGGTGGTCGTCCCTGATCCCACAGCGACCCCGGCGCCCTACCCGGTCAGGCCCGAGCCGACCGTACCGCCCTCGGCTACCGACTCTTCAGCGCCTCGTCCACGAGCGCGCCCGCCAGACCGGTGTACTGGTCCGGGCGGCACAGCCCTTCCAACTCCTGCACGCTGAAACGCGCCGCGATCTCGGGCACTTCCGCCAGTACCTCGGGCAGTGTCCTGCCCCCGCCGGCC
This genomic interval from Kineosporia sp. NBRC 101731 contains the following:
- a CDS encoding sigma-70 family RNA polymerase sigma factor, giving the protein MNSTIASSREREQRFREMYDASYIDLLRFVRRRVHPTHAEDVVGEVMLVAWRRLDDVPADLVGSRAWLFGVARNILQNTRRREDRHDAVAVRLADGLHRPADAGELPDLVAHRADIAAAWPRLSALHQEAIALSVLDGLTAPEAAVVLGISSTAFRLRLSRARRTLRRHVESTTADVRLSGGLASDRSPR